A single genomic interval of Oncorhynchus gorbuscha isolate QuinsamMale2020 ecotype Even-year linkage group LG25, OgorEven_v1.0, whole genome shotgun sequence harbors:
- the LOC124014547 gene encoding receptor-type tyrosine-protein phosphatase eta-like, producing MGRIQHLILWAVLVVCCVAERQYFFQSNSSTWEQARLHCQVCYKEMVSLTPENIQQLAQNLTSSYWIGLRKTMNNGSFPWSRWSNGNPLAFQNWYPGRPILSKPKNPVNIFNNYYSTPPNYCGCCCTNNSNSTSVPPVTTVNSSYHGTNFTEKVNMTASSTTTPAVTKMTSVMTGSTFFPGVTGAINGTNMTSGNNGTNETETDLYIEEPCIAMLSFGLWFDKICSELLPYICYEDRFYGDATMPNKTLHSATLSWTRGPGDISGYRMEVKSTDYNLTLNHSSLNQTYDLSNLTAGTQYRVQVFPIKCGRDLNPQNVSFYTKPGVIQKLNVANVSETSIFLTWFAPEGNRDLYTIQVRGEPDLKMTTRTESALVKGLIPGGLYTFEVNAEVEDKSIEGDRLAIPSYTKPGMVSNLKPTALTNDSVEFQWERPTGNTSGYRAHAWREENGTVVIFWKNLTNTTLTVGNQSPGAKIWLSVVALVPDGSVEGEPSQAIGRTTPGEVANLLLDITEDTITVYWTPPQGNYETFSVQLKLNSSNEEVETENTTNSQLSFTNLKAGAEYLVTVTTLNGYLKSHPISTANFTLPLPPQSAQIDFFNKSHVTLSWKAPVASQGVQIKYLVKYITEFWNDTQTYETHTTNYTFHELHAGTNYTFEVRVKAGTQESQPVQTSQTTSATVRVRTMTMACSSSEPSICEDSGTRTEVLQNLISHFRKWFSKMENETLIDKVFWELEWRGA from the exons ATGGGCAGGATTCAACACCTGATATTATGGG CTGTGTTGGTGGTGTGTTGTGTAGCTGAGAGACAGTACTTCTTCCAGTCCAACTCCTCCACTTGGGAACAGGCCAGGCTACACTGCCAG GTGTGCTACAAGGAGATGGTGAGCCTGACCCCTGAAAACATCCAGCAACTTGCCCAGAACCTGACCTCTTCTTACTGGATCGGCCTCCGCAAAACCATGAACAACGGCTCCTTCCCCTGGTCCCGCTGGTCCAATGGAAACCCCCTCGCCTTCCAGAACTGGTACCCCGGTCGCCCCATACTCTCCAAGCCCAAGAATCCTGTGAACATCTTTAACAACTACTATTCCACCCCCCCCAATTACTGTGGGTGTTGCTGCACCAATAACAGCAACTCTACCAGTGTTCCCCCGGTAACTACTGTTAATAGTAGCTACCATGGTACGAACTTCACAGAAAAGGTAAACATGACTGCATCGTCAACGACGACACCAGCCGTGACAAAGATGACGTCTGTCATGACGGGATCAACGTTCTTTCCTGGAGTTACTGGTGCCATCAATGGCACCAATATGACTAGTGGGAACAATGGGACGAATGAAACTGAGACAGACTTGTACATTGAGGAGCCTTGCATAGCCATGCTCAGTTTTGGACTTTGGTTCGATAAAATCTGCTCAGAGCTTCTTCCTTATATCTGCTATGAAG ACCGTTTCTACGGTGATGCCACCATGCCCAACAAGACACTACACAGCGCGACTCTGAGCTGGACCCGTGGGCCTGGTGACATCAGCGGATACAGGATGGAGGTCAAGTCCACTGACTACAACCTGACCCTAAACCACAGCAGTCTGAACCAGACCTATGACCTTTCTAACCTCACCGCCGGAACCCAGTACAGAGTCCAGGTGTTCCCCATTAAGTGTGGAAGAGACCTCAACCCACAGAACGTCTCCTTCTACACCA AGCCTGGCGTGATCCAAAAACTCAATGTCGCCAATGTCTCAGAAACAAGCATCTTCCTGACCTGGTTCGCTCCTGAGGGCAACCGTGACTTGTACACCATTCAGGTGAGGGGTGAACCCGACCTGAAAATGACCACACGCACAGAGAGCGCCCTGGTCAAAGGCCTGATACCAGGAGGGTTGTACACGTTTGAGGTCAATGCCGAGGTGGAGGACAAGTCCATCGAGGGAGATCGGCTGGCTATCCCCTCCTACACCA aACCAGGAATGGTGTCAAACTTAAAGCCGACTGCTCTTACTAATGACAGTGTCGAATTCCAATGGGAACGGCCGACAGGTAACACCTCTGGGTACAGAGCGCACGCCTGGAGAGAAGAAAACGG AACGGTTGTCATATTCTGGAAGAATCTGACAAACACGACTCTGACGGTGGGGAACCAGTCGCCAGGTGCCAAGATCTGGCTGAGCGTTGTGGCACTGGTGCCCGACGGATCGGTTGAGGGAGAACCCAGCCAAGCGATTGGCCGCACCA CTCCAGGTGAAGTTGCAAACTTACTGCTGGACATTACTGAGGACACCATCACAGTGTACTGGACACCTCCTCAGGGAAACTACGAGACATTCAGTGTTCAGCTCAAGCTAAACTCTTCTAACGAGGAAGTGGaaacagagaatacaactaacagtcAACTCTCATTCACCAACCTAAAGGCAGGAGCTGAATATTTAGTGACAGTCACCACTCTGAATGGGTATCTCAAGAGTCACCCAATTTCCACTGCAAATTTCACTC TTCCTCTCCCACCGCAATCAGCCCAAATCGATTTCTTCAATAAGAGTCATGTCACCCTGTCATGGAAAGCCCCCGTGGCATCCCAAGGTGTACAAATAAAGTACCTGGTGAAATACATAACTGAATTCTGGAATGATACGCAGACGTACGAGACGCACACAACCAACTATACATTTCATGAGTTGCATGCTGGGACCAATTACACCTTCGAAGTACGAGTGAAGGCGGGAACCCAGGAAAGCCAGCCTGTCCAAACATCACAGACCACAA gtGCTACGGTGAGAGTTCGAACTATGACTATGGCGTGTTCCTCCAGCGAACCTTCCATCTGTGAGGATAGCGGCACACGGACAGAGGTCCTGCAAAAT TTGATTAGCCATTTCCGCAAGTGGTTCAGCAAGATGGAAAATGAAACTTTGATTGATAAGGTGTTCTGGGAACTGGAGTGGCGAGGGGCATaa